From a single Brettanomyces bruxellensis chromosome 5, complete sequence genomic region:
- the ELP3 gene encoding Elongator subunit (BUSCO:EOG09261VI3), with protein MKGPKGKRKLAPERERFLQCCGDISVELVSDLKEGKEIKLNGVIIRNAKKYRLKQQPRLTDVISSIPDQYKKYLLPKLKAKPIRTASGVAVVAVMCKPHRCPHIAYTGNICVYCPGGPDSDFEYSTQSYTGYEPTSMRAIRARYDPYEQARGRIEQLRQLGHPVDKVEYIIMGGTFMSLPKDYRENFIVQLHNALTGYNGTDLDEAIKFSQQSQTKCVGITIETRPDYCTPTHLDDMMKYGCTRLEIGVQSLYEDVARDTNRGHTVKSVCETFCYAKDTGFKVVSHMMPDLPNVGMERDLEQFKEYFENPAFRTDGLKIYPTLVIRGTGLYELWKNGLYKSYNANMLIDLVARILALVPPWTRIYRVQRDIPMPLVTSGVENGNLRELALARMKDFGTACKDIRTREVGIRDIHSKVKPDQVELIRRDYYANGGWETFLSYEDPKQDILIGMLRLRKASKKYTYRKEFKSQPTSIVRELHVYGSVVPLHSRDPRKFQHQGFGTLLMEEAEKIAREEHGSKKISVISGVGVRNYYKRLGYKLDGPYMSKAL; from the coding sequence ATGAAAGGTCCAAAGGGTAAAAGAAAGCTCGCCccagaaagagaaagatttCTCCAATGCTGTGGTGATATCTCAGTGGAGTTGGTCTCAGATCTCAAGGAAGGTAAAGAGATAAAACTTAACGGTGTGATCATCAGAAATGCAAAGAAGTATCGCTTAAAGCAACAGCCACGTCTTACAGATGTTATCTCATCGATTCCAGACCAATACAAGAAATATTTGCTTCCCAAATTGAAGGCAAAACCTATCCGTACTGCCTCTGGTGTCGCTGTGGTAGCAGTGATGTGCAAACCTCACAGATGTCCACATATTGCATACACAGGAAATATTTGCGTTTACTGTCCGGGTGGACCAGACTCGGATTTTGAATACTCGACACAGTCATATACGGGATACGAGCCTACTTCCATGAGGGCAATTCGTGCCAGATATGATCCTTATGAACAAGCAAGAGGAAGAATAGAACAGCTTAGACAACTTGGACACCCTGTTGACAAGGTGGAATACATTATCATGGGAGGTACATTCATGTCTCTTCCTAAGGACTATCGGGAGAACTTCATCGTACAATTACATAACGCTCTTACGGGTTACAATGGTACAGATCTCGATGAGGCCATTAAATTTTCACAGCAATCACAAACCAAATGTGTTGGTATCACTATCGAGACCCGACCTGACTACTGCACGCCTACGCATTTGGATGACATGATGAAGTATGGATGTACAAGATTAGAAATTGGAGTTCAGTCCTTGTATGAGGATGTTGCCAGAGATACGAATCGTGGACACACAGTAAAGTCAGTTTGTGAAACGTTCTGTTACGCTAAGGATACAGGCTTTAAAGTTGTCTCGCATATGATGCCAGACTTGCCAAATGTTGGTATGGAAAGGGATCTCGAACAATTTAAggaatattttgaaaatccTGCCTTCCGGACTGATGGATTGAAAATATACCCAACTTTAGTGATTCGTGGCACTGGTTTGTATGAATTGTGGAAGAATGGACTCTACAAATCATACAATGCTAACATGCTTATAGATCTTGTGGCCCGTATTTTGGCACTTGTTCCTCCATGGACTCGTATTTACCGTGTGCAAAGAGATATTCCAATGCCCTTGGTTACCTCTGGTGTTGAAAATGGTAATTTGCGTGAATTAGCATTGGCCAGAATGAAGGACTTTGGTACTGCCTGCAAAGACATACGTACCAGAGAGGTTGGTATTCGAGACATTCATTCTAAAGTTAAACCCGATCAAGTGGAGCTCATCAGGAGGGATTACTATGCAAATGGTGGATGGGAAACATTCCTTTCTTACGAGGATCCTAAGCAGGACATTCTGATAGGAATGCTCAGACTCAGGAAAGCTTCTAAAAAGTATACGTacagaaaagaattcaAATCGCAGCCAACATCGATTGTGCGTGAATTGCATGTTTATGGATCAGTTGTTCCTCTTCATTCGAGAGATCCAAGAAAATTCCAACACCAAGGATTCGGTACCTTATTGATGGAGGAAGCCGAAAAGATAGCCAGGGAGGAACATGGTTCCAAAAAGATAAGTGTCATCTCCGGTGTCGGTGTCAGAAACTATTATAAACGGTTAGGATACAAGCTAGATGGTCCTTACATGTCAAAGGCACTATGA
- a CDS encoding uncharacterized protein (BUSCO:EOG09261G4Z) has translation MSARGFEDDIPVTNLDEPDEEEFRIDDEDDVHSQPLDPENLSDIEIRPSLFKRMGSKLKELFHFSGNSRRPFEYLDNIELFDHNHSISSSSFEDLGSVSTDQITVSKKKPLLRKHLFGLLIALFLGFLLGSAALASKQKLGKQQGTKISKKPLLNNSTADFYPTTLIISLDGFHPHYISKELTPFMHQLFIEYDSCAPPYMIPTNPTVTFTNHYTLVTGLKPIYHGIIANKFYDPTADERFVNTNNSVALDPKWWGGEPVWSTAEKQGVSAAVHMWPGSEVKFPNGLNPMYVDKFNKTEYLSKKRDRIFQWLDLPIEKRPELIMSYVPNIDTIGHKYGIAGEHLKRELRKVDKYIKSIYEGISSRKLEDIVNVIIVSDHGMAPTSNSRLIYLDDLVGEKFMPKIQYTDAWPLYGIRPYNDSDIVPMMKEMRKNYRKDTNKNHYNIYLKDEILDTMFGGSDSRYISRVAPLWVIPKVGYSVVTHEEMKRKKDMYTPMGVHGFNNSEVLMRSLFLGTGPFFESRLHKKNTKLQPFSNIEVYNIICDSLNLNPAPNNGTFIEGMSIIQQNNTLDEKWKDSRQYPDVSFATEVLDVESTYDILWSNSTMEYEDVDYNNDSDENNEEEDKEEEDQDGNEHHEEDNDNDNDDDDDDDDDENEDDKHKQEDNGNESDSLSKEKGKSHKTEGKKGASGSSLWDKLGDFVDDVVEEVEEKIDDFKESVNKGQND, from the coding sequence ATGTCTGCCAGGGGATTTGAGGATGATATTCCTGTGACAAACTTGGATGAACCCGATGAGGAGGAGTTTAGAAtagatgatgaggatgatgtaCACTCTCAGCCCTTGGATCCAGAAAATCTTAGTGACATTGAAATTAGACCTTCATTATTCAAAAGGATGGGatcaaaattgaaagagctatttcatttttccgGAAATTCAAGGCGACCTTTCGAATACTTGGATAATATTGAACTGTTTGATCACAAtcattcaatttcatcatcttcctttgaAGATTTGGGAAGTGTTTCGACTGACCAAATTACagtttcaaagaaaaaaccCTTGCTACGGAAACACTTATTTGGTCTTTTAATTGCATTGTTTTTAGGATTTCTTTTAGGTTCGGCAGCGTTGGCATCAAAACAAAAGCTCGGTAAACAACAAGGTACCAAGATTTCAAAGAAACCGTTGCTGAACAATTCAACAGCAGATTTCTACCCAACTACTTTGATTATATCGCTTGACGGATTTCATCCCCATTATATTTCAAAGGAATTAACACCATTTATGCATCAGCTATTTATAGAGTATGATAGCTGCGCTCCGCCATATATGATTCCCACGAATCCGACCGTTACATTCACTAATCATTACACCTTAGTTACAGGCTTGAAACCAATCTATCACGGTATTATAGCCAACAAATTTTATGATCCAACTGCAGATGAGAGGTTTGTAAATACAAACAATTCAGTTGCACTCGACCCCAAATGGTGGGGAGGTGAACCTGTTTGGTCAACTGCCGAAAAGCAAGGGGTCTCTGCTGCTGTTCATATGTGGCCAGGTTCTGAGGtgaaatttccaaatgGATTAAATCCAATGTATGTTGATAAATTTAACAAGACCGAATACCTATCGAAGAAGCGAGATCGCATATTTCAATGGCTAGATCTGCCGATTGAGAAAAGACCGGAACTAATAATGTCATATGTTCCAAACATAGATACTATAGGGCATAAATATGGTATAGCCGGCGAGCATCTTAAGAGGGAACTTAGGAAGGTTGACAAATAcataaaaagcatttatGAGGGGATCTCAAGCCGTAAGCTTGAAGATATTGTTAATGTTATTATTGTGTCAGATCATGGCATGGCACCAACGTCAAACAGCAGACTTATATATCTTGATGATCTTGTCGGTGAAAAGTTCATGCCTAAGATCCAGTATACAGATGCTTGGCCATTGTATGGCATTCGACCTTATAATGATTCTGACATTGTTCCAATGATGAAGGAAATGAGGAAAAATTATCGCAAGGacacaaacaaaaatcatTACAACATTTATCTAAAAGATGAGATCTTAGACACAATGTTTGGAGGGTCGGATAGTAGATACATTTCGCGGGTTGCACCTTTATGGGTCATACCTAAGGTTGGTTACTCAGTGGTAACGcatgaagaaatgaaaaggaagaaagatatGTATACACCAATGGGAGTCCATGGATTTAACAATTCTGAAGTGTTAATGAGAAGTTTATTCCTTGGTACAGGCCCATTCTTTGAAAGCAGGTTGCACAAGAAAAATACTAAATTACAACCATTTTCAAACATCGAGGTTTATAACATCATTTGCGACTCTTTAAATTTGAATCCAGCACCAAATAACGGTACTTTTATTGAAGGAATGTCCATCATACAGCAGAACAATACGTTGGATGAGAAATGGAAGGATTCCCGTCAGTATCCTGATGTTTCTTTTGCCACAGAAGTGTTAGACGTGGAATCAACATATGATATTTTATGGTCCAACTCCACCATGGAATATGAGGATGTTGATTATAATAATGACAGTGACGAGAAtaatgaggaagaagataaggaggaagaagatcagGATGGGAATGAACATcatgaagaagataatgataatgataatgatgatgatgatgatgatgatgatgatgagaatgaagatgacAAACACAAGCAGGAAGACAATGGAAACGAAAGTGACAGCCTCtcaaaggaaaaaggaaaatctCATAAAACAGAAGGTAAAAAAGGCGCTAGTGGTTCAAGCTTATGGGATAAACTCGGagattttgttgatgatgtaGTGGAAGAggtggaagaaaaaatcgATGATTTCAAAGAGTCCGTAAATAAGGGGCAAAATGACTGA